The Deinococcus hopiensis KR-140 sequence GGGGGAGAGAGGAGCCGGTGCTATGCTGGCCCGGCACGAACAGGGCCAGCCGGGAAGCAGGACCAGCGGGGGGCCGCAAGCAGGGGAGGTGCGCGTTATCACGCAGGAAATCTGGGCGGACGTGCTGGGGTACGTCCGCAAAAACATCTCGGAAGTCGAGTACCACACCTGGTTCGCGCCGGTCAAGAATCTGGGGGTGCAGGACGGCGCGCTCGTGCTGGGCGTGCGCAATTCCTTCGCCCAGGAGTGGTTCCGCAAGCATTATCTCGAACTGCTCGAAGACGCACTGCGAAGTCTGGGAGCGCAGAATCCGCAGGTTAGTTTTCAGGTTTTGCCGGCGGTACAGGAGGCCATGATCCTGGCTCAGGACCCGCCGCCTCCACCCACGCCGCTGGGCCGCCCTTCCCCCTCCAACGCCAGCGCCCCGCCTGCCATGGCTCCTACCGAGAACCGCCAGACCCTCAACCCCAAGTACACCTTTGAGAACTTCGTGGTGGGGCCGAACAACAACCTCGCGCACGCGGCGGCGCTCGCGGTCGCCGAGTCCCCCGGCAAGGCGTACAACCCGCTCTTTATCTACGGAGACGTGGGCCTGGGCAAGACGCACCTGATGCACGCCGTGGGGCATTACATCGCCGAGCGGTTCCCCGGCAAGCGCATCGAGTACGTCTCCACCGAGTCCTTTACCAACGACCTGATCAACGCGATCCGCGACGACAAGATGACGCAATTCAGAAACCGCTACCGCTCGGTGGACCTGCTGCTTGTGGACGACATTCAGTTCCTCGCGGGCAAGGAGCGGACGCAAGAAGAGTTCTTCCATACCTTCAACGCCTTGTACGAGAACCACAAGCAGATCATCCTGAGTTCGGATCGTCCCCCCAAGGACATCCAGACGCTCGAAGGCCGCCTCCGCAGCCGCTTCGAGTGGGGGCTGATTACCGATATCCAGTCCCCCGAGTTCGAGACGCGGGTCGCAATCCTGAAGATGAACGCCGAGCACAACCGCATCGACATTCCTCAGGACGTACTGGAACTGATCGCCCGGCAGGTCACGAGCAACATCCGGGAGCTGGAGGGTGCGCTGATGCGGGTGGTGGCCTTCGCCAGCCTGAACAACGTGGCCTTCTCGCGCTCGGCAGCGTCCAAGGCGCTGAGCAACGTGTTCGCCTCGCAGGAAGTCAAGGTGGAAATGATCGACGTGCTGCGGGCCACGGCGGCGCAATACGGCATGTCCGCCGAGATGATTCGCGGATCAGGACGTGCCCGGGACGTGGTGGTGCCCCGGCAGGTGGCGATGTACCTGATCCGCGAATTGACCGCGCATTCACTGCCCGAGATCGGCCAGTTTTTCGGGCGAGACCACTCAACGGTGATGCACGCGGTGTCCAAAGTGACGGAAGCCTTGGGCAGAGATGCCGAGTTGGCAGCAGCCGTAGACGCCCTTCGTGATCAGCTCAAATATGTGGAAGGTGAGGAAAAAGATGCATAATCTCACTCTTTTTTCTCCCAACAGCAGAATAAGTTCCAAAAATCGTTCCAAATTGATGTGCAGAGTTTCACGATCTGTGGATAACCTTGTGGATAACCTCAAAAATCTGTGGATAACTCGTCATTTTCTGTGGATAACTTTGTGGATAACTCGGGGGGTTATCCACAGGCAAAATGCCCTGTGGATAAGTAGGGGAGTTATCCACAGGTTATCCACAGGTTTTGCCACTTATCCACAGGGGGATTGTGGATAACTTTTTGGCTCCTGGCGCAGCCTGAGGCCACTTATCCACAGTTTCCACAGGCCCTACTACTACTACTACTATCTTTTTTAAGTATTTAGATACAGGTAAAAGATAGGGACGAACCCGGAAAGTCCAGAAAGGGAAACATGAGAGCGCACGTCACCAAGAAAATTCTCAGCGAAGGGCTTGGTCTGCTCGAACGGGTTATTCCCAGCCGCAGCAGCAATCCCCTTCTCACCGCCCTGAAGGTGGAGGCCAGTGAGGCAGGACTGACCCTCAGCGGCACCAACCTCGAAATCGACCTGTCGTGCTTCGTACCTGCGGAGGTGCAGGAGCCCCAAAGCTTCGTCGTGCCGGCCCACCTGCTCGCGCAGATCGTCAAGAGCCTGGGCGGCGAACTCGTTGAGCTGGAACTGACTGGCAATGAATTGGCCGTTCGTGCCGGTGGGTCTGATTTCAAACTCCAGACCGGGGACCTGGAAGCTTATCCGCCGCTCTCGTTCCCGAGTCACGCCGACGTGAGCCTGGACGCCGCCGAACTTGCCCGTGCGCTGGGCAGCGTCCGTTACGCCGCGAGCAACGAAGCTTTTCAGGCCGTATTCCGGGGAATCAAGCTCGAACACCGCGCCGATTTCGCCCGCGTGGTGGCGTCCGACGGCTACCGGGTGGCGATCCGCGACTTTCCGGCGAGTGGCGACGGCAGGAACCTCATCGTGCCCGCCCGCAGCGCCGACGAACTGATCCGCGTGCTGCGCGAGGGCGAGGCCCGCTTCACCTACGGCGAGGGCACGCTGAGCGTGACCACCGAGCGCGTCCGCATGAACCTCAAGCTGCTGGAAGGCGATTTCCCCGATTACGAGCGCGTGATCCCCAAGGAGATCAAGCTCCAGGTCACGCTGCCCGCCACGGCGTTGAAGGAAGCCGTGAACCGCGTCGCCGTACTCGCCGACAAAAATGCCAACAACCGGGTGGAGTTCATGGTGTCGGGAGGCAAACTGCTGCTCGCCGCCGAGGGTGACTATGGGCGGGCGCAGGATACGTTGGACGTGGTGCAGGGAGGCAGCGAACCTGCCATCAGCCTCGCCTTCAACGCCCGGCACGTGCTTGACGCCCTCTCACCCATTGAGGGAGACGCCGAACTCCTTTTCTCGGGCTCCACCAGCCCCGCTATCTTCCGCGCGAGCGGGGGCGGGGGTTAC is a genomic window containing:
- the dnaA gene encoding chromosomal replication initiator protein DnaA, with amino-acid sequence MLGYVRKNISEVEYHTWFAPVKNLGVQDGALVLGVRNSFAQEWFRKHYLELLEDALRSLGAQNPQVSFQVLPAVQEAMILAQDPPPPPTPLGRPSPSNASAPPAMAPTENRQTLNPKYTFENFVVGPNNNLAHAAALAVAESPGKAYNPLFIYGDVGLGKTHLMHAVGHYIAERFPGKRIEYVSTESFTNDLINAIRDDKMTQFRNRYRSVDLLLVDDIQFLAGKERTQEEFFHTFNALYENHKQIILSSDRPPKDIQTLEGRLRSRFEWGLITDIQSPEFETRVAILKMNAEHNRIDIPQDVLELIARQVTSNIRELEGALMRVVAFASLNNVAFSRSAASKALSNVFASQEVKVEMIDVLRATAAQYGMSAEMIRGSGRARDVVVPRQVAMYLIRELTAHSLPEIGQFFGRDHSTVMHAVSKVTEALGRDAELAAAVDALRDQLKYVEGEEKDA
- the dnaN gene encoding DNA polymerase III subunit beta — protein: MRAHVTKKILSEGLGLLERVIPSRSSNPLLTALKVEASEAGLTLSGTNLEIDLSCFVPAEVQEPQSFVVPAHLLAQIVKSLGGELVELELTGNELAVRAGGSDFKLQTGDLEAYPPLSFPSHADVSLDAAELARALGSVRYAASNEAFQAVFRGIKLEHRADFARVVASDGYRVAIRDFPASGDGRNLIVPARSADELIRVLREGEARFTYGEGTLSVTTERVRMNLKLLEGDFPDYERVIPKEIKLQVTLPATALKEAVNRVAVLADKNANNRVEFMVSGGKLLLAAEGDYGRAQDTLDVVQGGSEPAISLAFNARHVLDALSPIEGDAELLFSGSTSPAIFRASGGGGYMAVMVTLRV